Below is a genomic region from Sulfuricella sp..
CGGGGGAAAGCCCGGGCCGTGATCACACACCGAGACTTCGGCCCCACCCTCCACCATGCGCGCCGAAATTTCGATCGGCGTGCCGCCAGGCGCGTACTTGGCGGCATTTTCCAGCAGGTTGCAGAACACCCGTTCCATCAACACTGAGTCGAACTCGACCAAGGGCATATCCGGGGGCAGCACGACCGTGACCGGGTGCTGCGCCAGGCTGTGCCGCAGCAACTGGATGCTGGCGCCGATCACCTCCTCGATCAGTTGCCATTCCTTGCGCAAAGTCACGCGGCCGGCATGGAGACGTGCCATGTCGAGCAGATTACCGACCAGACCGGAAAGTCGCAGCGCCTGTTCCCGGATCGCCTCGGCCGACTCCAGGGCATCGGCAGGCAGCGGTGTGCGGCTCATAACCAGCCCATCGGCCAGCCCCACCAGGGCGGTGAGCGGAGTGCGCAGATCGTGTGAGAGAGCCGACAGGATAGAGCTGCGCAGACGCTCGGAAACGATCTGGACTTGGGTGGCATGGGCCGCCTCGGCATAATGCAGGCGCTCCACGGCAATAGCGACGAGCGACGAAACTGTCGCCAGCAACGGTTTCTGCTCACGTACCGCTTCGGGGTTGCGCTCGCCCGGGGCAAACACAACCACACCGCGCACCTTCATCGCCGCCTTGAGGGGAAAGTAGCCCGCTCCATAGCCGTAGCCGGAAAGCGTGTAATCCTCAACAGGCTCCCCCCGGTCAAAGGCGATCTTGGCGAACTGCCGTTCAATCCTGAGTCCGGCAGCTGGAGACGCCGCCGGATTGAGATTTTCTTCCGCGTCGGGCAGGAGCAAAACCGTGTCGAGACCGAAGTTCACGTCCAGAAAGCCATGCACGCTATCGGAAACCTGGCCAACGGTCAGCGCTCCGGCGAGGTCGCGTGCCATTTCGTACAGTGCCCGGGTTTGCTGCTCCCTGAGCGAGGCGGCGCTGACCTCACGCCGCAAGCCCGCGGCAAGCTGGCCGGTTATCAGGGCGACAGTGAGCATGACAGCAAAAGTCACCAGATACTGGGCATCGTGCACGGTAAAGGAAAGCTGTGGCGGAACGAAGAAAAAGTCAAACAGCGCCACGCTGAGAAATGACGCCAGCACTGCCGGCCCGCGTCCGAAGCGCGCCGCCACCAGCAATACAGTGAGCAGGAACAGCATGACGATGTTGGAAAGTTCGAGGTACCCAAGCAGCGGCGTGGCCAACAAAGTCGTCAATATGCAAACAGCCAGCGCCCATCCATAACCGTGCTGCACGGAAGGAGCACCCGCAGTAGAAAATATATTCATCCTTGCCGTGCCTTGTAAATCTGACATGAAAACGATTCTCCCCTTCTGGAAATAAAAAATGCATAAAAATCCATTCATCCCATATTCGAATAGATTTTGTACAATACCTGATCGGGAAAAACTCCCCCTCATCGACCCCCCCTCCCGGCACACCCTGGAAAGGAAACCCACATGCACACCACGATCATGACTGAACAGGAACTCGACCAGCTGGAAGAACTGCTGGACTCGGACATTTTCAAGGACGAGGCCATGTCGCTCGATGCGCTGCAAGGCTTTCTGTGCGCGGTGGCCAGCGGACCGGAGCTGGTTCCGCCCAGCGTGTGGATGCACGAAGCGCTGGGCGAGTCGCCCGCCTACAAATCGCTGGAGCAGGCGCAGCAGGTTGCCAATCTGGTCATGCAGTTCTACAACAGCATTGCCACCGCCCTGAGCAACGGCGACGATTTCGACCTAATTCTCTATGCCTTTGAAGAAAATCATGAACAACTGGACTATGTACCGTGGTGCGACGCCTATGTTTACGGCACGCAGATCGGGGAAAGCAACTGGTTCGATGCGGCGGGCGAATTCGCCGAGGACCTGAGCGAAAAGATGGAAGTCTTCTTCCTGCTCAGCGGCCTGCTCAAGGAAGATGCCGAGAAGCACAACGAACCCTGGCTCTCCGCGAAAGAGGAAAAAAAGGCCATGACCCAAGCTCAGGAAGCCTTCCCCTCGACCATCGGCGAAATCCACCAGTTCTGGGTGGCGCGACGCAGCACGCCCGAGACGATCCGCCGCGAAGCCCCCAAGGTCGGCCGCAACGACCCCTGCCCCTGCGGCAGCGGGAAAAAATTCAAGCAGTGCTGCGGGAAGGAACCGACGGTGCATTGAGGCCATAAAGAAGCATTTGAACCACGGAGTTCACGGAGAACACGGAGAAAGAACGACAAGGGAGGGGAGTGCCATAAAATTTTCAAAATCGCTTTTCTCCGTGCCCTCCGTGTTCTTCGTGGTTAACTGAATTTCCCGCAGTAAAATTTTTTGTAGCGCCCAACAGGACACACCATGCACACAGAAAGCTTCATCGCGGGCAAGGATGCCTCGCTCGAATCCTCCATCAACACCATGCAGGCGCGGCTTCAAGGGCTGGGCTTTCACGTCGAGGAACGCTCCTGGCTCAACCCGGTGGATGGCGTGTGGTCGGTGCATGTGCGCGACCGCGACTGCCCGCTGCTGTTCACCAACGGCAAGGGGGCATCGAAGCTGGCGGCGCTGGCAAGCGCGCTGGGCGAGTTTTTCGAGCGCCTGTCGTGCAACTACTTCTGGACGCACTATTATCTCGGCGCCGAAATCGCCCAGCGCGGCTTCGTGCACTACCCGCAGGAGCAGTGGTTCCAGCCCGGCGAAGAGGGTGCATGGCCGGAGCAGTTGCTGACGCCGGAGCTGCGCCAGTTCTACGATCCAGAAGACAGTATCGATGCGGAATCCCTGGTCGAGCACAACTCCGGCAACGTCGGGCGCGGCATCTGCGCCCTGCCCTACGAGCGCCAGCGCGACCAGGCGAATATCTGGTTCCCGGTCAACATCATCGGCAATCTCTACGTCAGCAACGGCATGTCGGCCGGCAATACTCCGGCGGAGGCTCGCACCCAGGCGCTGTCGGAGATTTTCGAGCGCCACGTCAAGTTCCGCATCATCAGCGAGGGCCTGTGCCTGCCGGATGTGCCGGAGGAGGTCATCGCCCGCTATCCGCGCATCGAGGCCGGCATCCGCGCCCTGCGTGCGGCCGGTTTCGGCATCCTGGTCAAGGACGCCTCGCTCGGCGGCGAATTCCCGGTGATGAACGTGACCCTGCTGCACCCCGGGGACCAGGGCTGCTTCTCCAGCTTCGGCGCCCACCCGCGCTTCGAGATCGCGCTTGAACGCGCGCTCACCGAGCTCCTGCAGGGCCGCGCGCTGGACGCGCTGGGCGGCTTCCCCGAGCCGGGCTTCGACCTGGATGAAATCGCCAGCTCACCCAACATCGAAATCCACTTCGTCGATTCGAGCGGCATCATCAGCTGGAACTTCCTCGGCGAGGAGCCGGATTTCGAATTCTGCGACTGGAATTTCAGCTCCACCACCGCCGGGGACTACGCCTGGCTGGTCGAGCGCATCCACGCCATGGGCCACGACATCTACATCGCCGACTTCACCCACCTCGGCGTCTATGCCTGCCGCATCATCGTGCCGGGCATGTCGGAAATCTACCCGGTGGACGATCTGGAATGGGAGAACAACAGCGTCGGCAACCACATCCGCGAAGCTATCCTGCACCTGCCGGAGCTGGAAGAAGAGGAATGCGCCGACCTGCTGGAGACACTGAACGAGCTCGGCCTGGCCGACCAGCGCCCGGTCGCCGCCCTGATCGGCCTGGCAGCCGACGCCGGCTCCTTCTGGAGCGACCTGCGCGTGGGCGAGCTGAAGACCCTGCTGGCACTGGCCAGCGGCGACGAGGATGCGATCAGGGAAGGCTGCGACTGGGTGCGCCACTTCGAGCAGCTCGATCCCAAGCGCCGCCGTGTTTACGCCTGCATCGAAACCCTGCTCAAGCTCGACGACCCCGCGCCCTATCGCCAGGCGCTGCAACAGCTCTACGGCAGCGCGGCGCTGCAACAGGCGGAAGCCCTGCTAGGGCGGGAAGAACGCTTCTTCGGCGTGCAGGCGCCAGGCATGATGCTGGCCGGTTGCGACATGCACCAGCGCTTGCTGGCGGCCTATGACAAGCTGCATGCACGCGCGGGGTAAATTACGAATGCACTTCGAGATTGCTTCGCTACGCTCGCAATGACAGGTCTAGGAGCCTGTCGGACTTGAAGAATCGAAGCGAAAATTCGGCTGGGTGAGGACAGATTTTGCCGGTTTTGCAGGTCAATAGTCGTTCTATTGACCAAAAAAGTGGCGAAATATGGACCGCCCAGGCGGATTTGCAGCCGATTTCCTTTAAGTCCGACAGGCTCCTAACTCATTTCCTCGGAACCTGCACGCCTTGAATGAACTCTTCAGCCAGTGCGCCCAGCCCCGCATCAAGGAGAGTTCCACGATGCAAGAAACCGATGGAGAATCCCACTTCCTGATGCCTGGGGTGGCGGCAATAAAGTGAATAGACTTGCAGTTTCAGGCTCTCCTGGCCAAAAGATGATGTTTTGGCTTTGGTGTCTACGGTCACCCCTTTGAATCTTACGCAGGGATAGCCGCGCTGCCCGGTGTATTCGTAGCCGGACTCAAGTGATTTGAAGCGCTCGGCTGGCGTGTCGTTCTCGACGCCGCGTTTGATCAGGGCGACAAACTCATCAGGATTTTTCGTCTCCGGCAGCGCAAACAGGGAAACCTGGGCGACATAATTTTCGTTGGTATATGCACCGCGATGGGCAAAAGCCATTCCGGCCTCGGAGGAACTCACTATCTCCCAGCCTTCGGCGTTTGGGGCACGCACGTTGAGCAACCCGCCTGGAAACAATTGTCTGGGAACGACAATATCGGCACTCGCAATTGAGGCCAGGAAACAGAAAAATGTGATTACCAGAGCGGTGGGTATGCGTTTCATGTGAGAGCCTGTAGGTTTAACCCAGATTATCCGTTAGAGATTTGACATAAAGGAAATCAACAGTTTGTAGGTCGGGCTTCAGCCCGAGATTTCGGGCTGAAGCCCGACCTACAATTTAATAAATTATTTGGGTTTAATTCACTGGTCTGCGCGGGTTTTTGCGCGCCTTCAGGACAAATCCCGCTTCTTGAAGGTGTTGCACTGCTTTGGATCGCCGCTCTCCATGCCGCGTTTGAACCACTGCACGCGCTGCTGCGAGGAGCCATGGGTGAAGGTTTCCGGCACGGCGTAGCCCTGGGTCTGCTTCTGCAGGCGATCGTCGCCGATTGCCGAAGCAGCCGTCAGGG
It encodes:
- a CDS encoding DUF4118 domain-containing protein, whose translation is MSDLQGTARMNIFSTAGAPSVQHGYGWALAVCILTTLLATPLLGYLELSNIVMLFLLTVLLVAARFGRGPAVLASFLSVALFDFFFVPPQLSFTVHDAQYLVTFAVMLTVALITGQLAAGLRREVSAASLREQQTRALYEMARDLAGALTVGQVSDSVHGFLDVNFGLDTVLLLPDAEENLNPAASPAAGLRIERQFAKIAFDRGEPVEDYTLSGYGYGAGYFPLKAAMKVRGVVVFAPGERNPEAVREQKPLLATVSSLVAIAVERLHYAEAAHATQVQIVSERLRSSILSALSHDLRTPLTALVGLADGLVMSRTPLPADALESAEAIREQALRLSGLVGNLLDMARLHAGRVTLRKEWQLIEEVIGASIQLLRHSLAQHPVTVVLPPDMPLVEFDSVLMERVFCNLLENAAKYAPGGTPIEISARMVEGGAEVSVCDHGPGFPPEKYDALFEMFARGMPESATPGVGLGLAICRTIVEAHGGAIRAANRPQGGACISFILPSGVPPVIEEESVA
- a CDS encoding UPF0149 family protein, with protein sequence MHTTIMTEQELDQLEELLDSDIFKDEAMSLDALQGFLCAVASGPELVPPSVWMHEALGESPAYKSLEQAQQVANLVMQFYNSIATALSNGDDFDLILYAFEENHEQLDYVPWCDAYVYGTQIGESNWFDAAGEFAEDLSEKMEVFFLLSGLLKEDAEKHNEPWLSAKEEKKAMTQAQEAFPSTIGEIHQFWVARRSTPETIRREAPKVGRNDPCPCGSGKKFKQCCGKEPTVH
- the ycaO gene encoding 30S ribosomal protein S12 methylthiotransferase accessory factor YcaO, with the protein product MHTESFIAGKDASLESSINTMQARLQGLGFHVEERSWLNPVDGVWSVHVRDRDCPLLFTNGKGASKLAALASALGEFFERLSCNYFWTHYYLGAEIAQRGFVHYPQEQWFQPGEEGAWPEQLLTPELRQFYDPEDSIDAESLVEHNSGNVGRGICALPYERQRDQANIWFPVNIIGNLYVSNGMSAGNTPAEARTQALSEIFERHVKFRIISEGLCLPDVPEEVIARYPRIEAGIRALRAAGFGILVKDASLGGEFPVMNVTLLHPGDQGCFSSFGAHPRFEIALERALTELLQGRALDALGGFPEPGFDLDEIASSPNIEIHFVDSSGIISWNFLGEEPDFEFCDWNFSSTTAGDYAWLVERIHAMGHDIYIADFTHLGVYACRIIVPGMSEIYPVDDLEWENNSVGNHIREAILHLPELEEEECADLLETLNELGLADQRPVAALIGLAADAGSFWSDLRVGELKTLLALASGDEDAIREGCDWVRHFEQLDPKRRRVYACIETLLKLDDPAPYRQALQQLYGSAALQQAEALLGREERFFGVQAPGMMLAGCDMHQRLLAAYDKLHARAG